One Agelaius phoeniceus isolate bAgePho1 chromosome 6, bAgePho1.hap1, whole genome shotgun sequence DNA window includes the following coding sequences:
- the GPR132 gene encoding LOW QUALITY PROTEIN: putative G-protein coupled receptor 132 (The sequence of the model RefSeq protein was modified relative to this genomic sequence to represent the inferred CDS: inserted 1 base in 1 codon; deleted 2 bases in 1 codon) produces the protein MTTQTKYHGLAQVSVLTEMSEEISAGERIMECRLNENCNSTCPEIPYQDSQTLLVAVYSIVFAIGIPANCLTSLLTFVQIQRNTVVAIYIFSLSLCDLMYLSTLPVWIIYVKNGHNWTMGDFACRTTGFIFFCNIYFSILLLCCISVDRYVALVYSLESRGRRQQKKATIIVCFLFIVVVGIHLPVFFMKGAQNCTEMKTCFETVPLDLLLACFSCARFLFGFLIPLTILIFTNYKIFQATKRSSSLTCREKAKVKHVAIAIIAIFLICFAPYHVVLIIRAIYFMFHQDCPCPFESKIYSIFTVFLCLGTANSVADPIIYVLVSENVRKDCYRSLRSWRWNSSXLNSSTDHNTDNIKLEMLKESEEGGQSKENKEITDSSDIPKACTSGRDQESGSQLVAAGTNKKFPMPAAGHKFLRADIILHILHGP, from the exons GAAATATCAGCTGGAGAAAGAATAATGGAATGCCGTCTAAACGAAAATTGTAACTCCACTTGCCCAGAAATTCCTTATCAAGACAGTCAGACACTTCTGGTTGCTGTTTACAGCATTGTTTTTGCTATAGGCATTCCAGCAAATTGCTTAACTTCTCTGCTTACATTTGTACAAATCCAAAGGAATACAGTAGTTGCCATCTACATTTTCAGTTTATCATTGTGTGACCTGATGTATTTAAGTACCTTGCCTGTCTGGATTATCTATGTGAAAAATGGGCACAACTGGACCATGGGTGACTTTGCTTGCAGGACAACAGGATTCATCTTTTTCTGCAATATCTACTTCAGCATTCTGCTTTTGTGCTGCATCTCTGTGGATCGTTACGTGGCACTGGTGTATTCTCTGGAATCAAGGGGGAGAAGACAACAGAAGAAGGCCACCATAATAGTCTGTTTTCTCTTTATTGTGGTTGTAGGAATCCACTTGCCAGTATTTTTTATGAAAGGTGCACAAAACTGTACAGAGATGAAAACCTGCTTTGAGACAGTGCCCCTTGACTTATTATTGGCTTGTTTCAGCTGTGCTAGATTCCTGTTTGGATTTCTCATACCCCTCACAATCCTGATTTTTACAAACTACAAAATTTTCCAAGCTacaaaaagaagcagcagcttgACTTGTCGTGAGAAAGCCAAAGTGAAGCATGTGGCCATTGCCATTATTGCTATTTTCTTGATCTGCTTTGCTCCATATCATGTGGTTCTCATAATAAGAGCCATATACTTTATGTTTCATCAGGACTGCCCATGTCCATTTGAAAGTAAGATATATTCAATTTTTACAGTGTTTCTGTGTTTAGGCACTGCAAACAGCGTTGCTGATCCAATTATCTACGTTCTGGTCAGTGAAAACGTCAGAAAAGACTGTTATAGGAGCCTGAGAAGTTGGAGATGGAACTCAT AGCTAAATTCATCCACTGATCACAATACTGACAACATAAAATTGGAAATGCTAAAAGAATCAGAGGAAGGGGGCCAAAGCAAAGAAAAC AAAGAAATAACAGATTCATCTGACATTCCGAAGGCCTGCACCAGTGGCAGAGACCAGGAAAGTGGCAGCCAGCTGGTAGCTGCTGGAACAAATAAGAAGTTCCCAATGCCAGCTGCAGGACACAAGTTTTTACGTGCTGACATCATCTTGCATATCCTGCATGGGCCATAA